The following are encoded together in the Dickeya lacustris genome:
- a CDS encoding sugar ABC transporter ATP-binding protein — MSINSRSRLEMRNISISFGGFPALRQVNFTLEGGSIHALTGANGAGKSTLMAILSGCHSDYHGDILLDGQPITVRSPRDAKRQGIYLVQQEVDAALVPTLTVAENILLDQLAERGHWVNWAALYQQAASLLEQLGVSINVQQRLERCTLAEKQQILLARALSHRCRFLILDEPTAPLDQEESERLFAVVRRLQQDGIGIVFISHRIHELNAICDTLTVLRDGQFVSCGAMHDLSGEDIVERMLGHRLDDIFPPRRPQHQASPLLQVEGLHDDTLLHNISLTLHKGEILGIAGLAGAGKTELCKALFGATRSRIRDGRYQGAPWQPRSPAYSVQQGIALVPEERRKEGVFIDESVTMNLSISASDSFSRYGVFRHVQALAWAKQLIARLAIRVSGPQQHVRRLSGGNQQKVAIGKWLRNDTEVLILDEPTKGVDIKAKQDLFTLIDTLARQGKGIIYASGEFSELVGLCDRICVLWDGRIVAELDGARADEETLLLYSTGGTPS, encoded by the coding sequence ATGTCGATAAATTCGCGTTCGCGTCTGGAAATGCGCAATATTTCCATCTCTTTTGGCGGCTTCCCCGCACTCAGACAGGTCAACTTCACACTGGAAGGCGGGTCTATTCATGCGCTCACCGGGGCGAATGGCGCAGGCAAATCCACCTTGATGGCCATTCTGTCCGGCTGCCATAGCGATTATCACGGTGATATTCTGCTGGATGGTCAGCCGATTACGGTACGTTCACCGCGCGACGCCAAACGTCAGGGCATTTATCTGGTTCAGCAGGAAGTCGATGCGGCGTTGGTGCCAACGCTGACCGTGGCGGAAAATATCCTGCTTGACCAACTGGCCGAGCGTGGTCATTGGGTGAACTGGGCCGCGCTGTACCAGCAAGCCGCATCACTGCTAGAGCAATTGGGTGTCAGCATCAATGTGCAACAGCGACTGGAACGGTGCACTCTGGCGGAAAAACAACAAATCCTGTTGGCGCGGGCACTCTCACATCGCTGCCGCTTTTTGATCCTCGACGAACCCACCGCACCGCTCGACCAGGAAGAAAGCGAGCGGCTGTTTGCCGTGGTACGCCGCCTGCAACAAGACGGTATCGGTATTGTGTTTATCTCTCACCGCATTCACGAACTCAACGCCATTTGCGACACATTAACCGTGCTGCGGGACGGTCAATTTGTCAGTTGTGGAGCGATGCACGACCTCAGCGGCGAAGATATTGTGGAGCGCATGCTGGGCCATCGTCTGGATGATATTTTTCCACCGCGCCGCCCTCAACATCAGGCTTCTCCTTTGTTGCAGGTTGAGGGATTACACGATGACACCCTGCTGCATAATATTTCGCTGACGCTGCACAAAGGGGAAATTCTCGGGATTGCCGGTTTAGCGGGCGCAGGAAAAACCGAGCTATGCAAAGCCCTGTTTGGCGCCACGCGCAGTCGAATACGCGATGGACGCTATCAGGGCGCGCCCTGGCAACCCCGCTCACCCGCCTATTCGGTACAACAAGGCATCGCGCTGGTGCCAGAGGAGCGCCGCAAAGAAGGGGTTTTTATTGACGAATCCGTCACCATGAACCTCAGCATCAGCGCCAGCGACAGTTTCTCCCGCTACGGTGTCTTTCGCCACGTCCAGGCGTTGGCATGGGCAAAGCAGCTTATTGCGCGTCTGGCGATTCGCGTCAGCGGGCCGCAGCAACACGTGCGGCGTTTGTCTGGCGGTAATCAGCAAAAAGTGGCGATTGGTAAATGGCTGCGAAACGACACCGAGGTCTTGATTCTTGACGAACCCACCAAAGGGGTTGATATCAAAGCCAAACAGGATTTATTCACGTTGATAGATACGCTGGCGCGCCAGGGTAAAGGCATTATTTATGCCTCCGGTGAATTTTCCGAGCTGGTCGGGCTGTGCGATCGCATCTGTGTGTTGTGGGATGGGCGCATCGTGGCCGAACTCGATGGTGCCCGCGCCGATGAAGAAACCTTATTACTTTACTCAACCGGAGGAACGCCCTCGTGA